A window of Mytilus edulis chromosome 10, xbMytEdul2.2, whole genome shotgun sequence contains these coding sequences:
- the LOC139491056 gene encoding nuclear migration protein nudC-like — translation MADPQRFDGMLLAMAQQCDGGIQELISAFFSFLLRKTDFYTGGLRGDGEKMIMNAFKRYQDMAEQKMAEIKKEKDEEEQKRKDRIAKKKQKEEEERKKMEEEPKIKEITDEEAEKIQQEIEQKKDDKKEEKPVEEDKKEETKEEEKKEDEDEEDEKDKGKLKPNAGNGADLENYSWRQTLDEIEIKIPFKVSFPVKPKDVVVDIQKKKLKAGLKGHPPIIDGETYNSIKIEESTWIIEDRKSLVLTIQKVNQMEWWSRVVTTEPEINTKKVNPENSKLGDLDGETRGVVEKMMYDQRQREMGLPTSEDQKKQDVLGKFMKQHPEMDFSKCKFN, via the exons TTGATAAGTGCCTTCTTTAGTTTCTTATTAAGAAAGACAGACTTTTACACAGGAGGATTGAGAGGAGATGGAGAAAAG ATGATTATGAATGCATTTAAACGTTACCAAGATATGGCAGAACAAAAAATGGCAGAGATAAAGAAGGAAAAAGATGAAGAGGAACAAAAGAGGAAAGATAGAATTGCCAAGAAAAAACAAAAGGAAGAAGAAGAGAGAAAGAAAATGGAAGAAGAGcccaaaattaaagaaattacAGACGAAGAAGCTGAAAAAATACAACAAGAAATAGAACAG aaaaaagatgataaaaaagaagaaaaacctGTTGAGGAAGATAAGAAAGAAGAAACAAAAGAGGAAGAGAAAAAG GAAGATGAAGATGAGGAAGACGAGAAGGACAAAGGAAAGTTAAAACCCAATGCAGGAAATGGCGCTGACTTAGAAAATTACTCATGGAGGCAAACACTAGATGAAATTGAG ATCAAAATACCGTTTAAAGTATCTTTTCCAGTAAAGCCTAAAGATGTTGTAGTTGATATTCAGAAAAAG AAATTAAAGGCAGGATTAAAAGGTCATCCACCTATAATTGATGGGGAAACATATAACAGTATAAAAATTGAAGAATCTACATGGATTATTGAAGATAGAAAAAGTTTAGTTCTTACCATACAGAAG GTGAACCAAATGGAATGGTGGAGTAGAGTAGTCACTACAGAACCAGAAATTAATACCAAAAAAGTCAATCCAGAAAATTCTAAG CTTGGAGATTTGGATGGAGAAACGAGAGGTGTGGTGGAGAAAATGATGTATGACCAAAGACAGAGAGAAATGGGATTACCTACATCAGAAGATCAAAAGAAACAAGATGTTTTAGGAAA atttatgAAACAGCATCCAGAGATGGACTTTTCAAAGTGTAAATTCAACTAA